Proteins from a genomic interval of Oncorhynchus clarkii lewisi isolate Uvic-CL-2024 chromosome 13, UVic_Ocla_1.0, whole genome shotgun sequence:
- the LOC139365091 gene encoding transcription factor E4F1: MNVENNNTAETVSEQTDHGNNIVTIQTTLGDEDEDVHKCGRCQSEFCTLEAFIQHKLQQNCTRAQEPQVPVNKPRDDNQEVFAPDGTSATLTRMDGSGLSSDEPDKSNINGEVEVEGHSSRSRRKRGGTGKATVQTEGTEAHSPDGADKPVYRVNKDGRYICQTCEKTFKTTNILRTHMITHSENKNFPCELCGSAFRTKGSLIRHNRRHTDERPYHCNLCGLSFRESGALTRHLKSITPCTEKIRFNQYKEILVSKDGQQKGVEAEAASLAAQQEVEQQEEEEAQAAVVSVVETDSGGQEVIHEVHFHMEGEGQEQQVILDQAQADALVAEGDNLICQAIINSGIALEAVTEEVEEAEEQALDGMPKEVLQVRDMEGRMTEIQVMEECVEMEAEEMVDISDKQEDLPPSKSHKCPHCSRSFKALNYLRFHVKGHLGCKPFKCVMCQKEFLTGYLLKKHMEVHLSERRYKCGECGKLYKTIGHVREHMRAHSEERPYNCNSCDKGYKTKNALQVHQRTHAQEKPYVCQFCSRGFREKGSLVRHIRHHTGEKPFKCHKCGRGFAEHGTLNRHLRAKGGCYAGQKEGSGEEGMLVSEEQVSADSLATAAIMSDDPHAVLVEFSSVVADTQEYIIRAPGVEEEEEEEEGQGEEVTLIQDNQNQMGNHIMKVVQQIVNQSRGGIGGHQIIVRNVSMDEGTSISDCGDTITIATPENLTAQVAMTLASAISDGTLLAGGGALETPDGTVTMVTTSGGEDMVEVMEQQQEEEFVITSSEEVEIQTVII; encoded by the exons atgaatgtagaaaataataatacGGCAGAAACAGTGAGCGAGCAAACGGATCACGGCAACAACATCGTCACAATTCAAACAACTCTCGGAGATGAAG ATGAAGATGTCCACAAGTGCGGACGCTGCCAGTCCGAGTTTTGTACGCTGGAGGCATTCATCCAGCACAAGCTTCAGCAGAACTGCACGCGGGCACAGGAACCCCAGGTGCCCGTCAATAAACCCCGAGATGACAACCAAGAG GTTTTTGCCCCAGATGGAACCTCTGCTACCTTGACAAGAATGGATGGAAGTGGACTGTCTTCAGATGAACCAGACAAGTCCAACATCAACG GTGAGGTAGAAGTTGAAGGACACTCATCTCGAAGTCGCAGGAAGAGGGGTGGCACAGGGAAGGCTACTGTCCAAACAGAGGGGACCGAGGCCCACAGCCCTGATGGTGCAGACAAGCCAGTCTACAGGGTCAACAAAGATGGACGCTACATTTGCCAAACATGTGAGAAGACATTCAAAACG ACAAACATCCTGAGAACCCATATGATCAcccacagtgagaataagaattTCCCCTGCGAGCTCTGTGGGAGTGCCTTCCGAACCAAAGGCTCCCTGATTCGTCACAACCGCCGTCACACAG ACGAGCGCCCGTACCACTGTAACCTGTGTGGACTCTCCTTCAGGGAGTCAGGGGCTCTGACCAGACATCTCAAGTCCATCACCCCATGCACTGAGAAGATCCGCTTCAACCAGTACAAGGAGATCCTCGTCAGCAAGGACGGACAGCAGAAAG GAGTAGAGGCAGAGGCCGCCTCATTGGCTGCTCAGCAGGAAGTGGagcagcaggaggaagaggaagcaCAGGCGGCAGTGGTCAGCGTGGTGGAGACTGACAGCGGAGGACAGGAAGTCATCCACGAGGTCCACTTCCACATGGAGGGAGAAGGGCAGGAACAGCAG GTTATATTGGACCAGGCTCAGGCAGATGCCCTGGTGGCCGAGGGGGACAACCTCATCTGCCAGGCCATCATCAACTCTGGCATCGCCCTGGAGGCAGTcactgaggaggtggaggaggccgAGGAGCAGGCACTGGACGGGATGCCTAAAGAGGTCCTACAGGTCAGGGACATGGAGGGCAGGATGACAGAGATCCAGGTGATGGAGGAGTGTGTGGAGATGGAGGCTGAGGAGATGGTG GACATATCTGACAAGCAGGAGGATCTGCCGCCGTCTAAAAGTCACAAGTGTCCTCACTGCAGTCGCTCCTTTAAGGCGCTCAACTACCTCCGCTTCCATGTCAAAGGTCACCTCG GCTGCAAGCCCTTCAAGTGTGTGATGTGTCAGAAAGAGTTCCTGACAGGCTACCTGTTGAAGAAGCACATGGAGGTCCACCTGAGTGAGAGGCGGTATAAGTGTGGTGAGTGCGGCAAGCTGTACAAGACCATCGGACACGTCCGGGAACACATGAGGGCCCACTCGGAGGAACGGCCGTACAACTGCAACAGCTGTGACAAGGGATACAAGACCAAG AATGCCTTGCAGGTGCACCAGCGGACGCACGCCCAGGAGAAGCCGTACGTGTGCCAGTTCTGCTCGCGGGGCTTCAGGGAGAAGGGCTCTCTAGTGCGCCACATCCGCCATCACACCGGAGAGAAGCCCTTCAAGTGTCACAAGTGTGGGCGGGGCTTCGCTGAGCATGGCACCCTCAACCGCCATTTACGTGCCAAAG gTGGCTGTTATGCTGGCCAGAAGGAGGGGTCTGGGGAGGAAGGCATGCTGGTCtcagaggagcaggtttctgcaGACAGCCTGGCCACAGCAGCCATCATGTCAGACGACCCCCACGCTGTGCTGGTGGAGTTCTCCTCTGTGGTGGCTGACACCCAGGAATACATCATTAGG GCcccaggagtggaggaggaggaggaggaggaggaggggcagggCGAGGAGGTGACTCTCATCCAAGACAACCAGAATCAG ATGGGCAACCACATCATGAAGGTGGTGCAGCAGATCGTCAACCAATCACGTGGTGGCATCGGCGGCCACCAAATCATTGTGCGCAATGTCTCCATGGACGAGGGCACATCCATCTCCGACTGTGGCGACACCATCACCATAGCGACGCCTGAGAACCTGACCGCGCAGGTCGCCATGACCCTGGCCTCAGCCATCAGCGACGGAACCCTTCTGGCAGGAGGCGGCGCACTGGAAACGCCCGATGGCACggtcaccatggtaacaacatcgGGGGGCGAGGACATGGTCGAGGTGATGgaacagcagcaggaggaggagtttGTTATTACGTCATCGGAGGAGGTGGAGATCCAGACAGTCATTATATGA